Proteins from a genomic interval of uncultured Methanocorpusculum sp.:
- a CDS encoding ABC transporter ATP-binding protein, whose product MLEIENLHVEVGGREVLHGISLTVPDGQTHVLLGPNGSGKTTLLRTIMGFASSKVTSGKIIFNGVDVTNKPVHERAKLGMGIMFQRPPTISGLKLGKFINATNNIDEARIPIIVEKLHMTKFLDRDVNAGFSGGEIKRSEILQLTVQDPSFVMLDEPESGVDVENMALLGNAAASLLEKEIHMKSRTKSGLIITHTGYILDYLEADVGYVLIDGYLQCSGNPREILKSVKSSGYKDCISCRK is encoded by the coding sequence ATGCTTGAAATCGAAAACCTGCATGTGGAAGTTGGCGGACGTGAAGTTCTGCACGGCATATCATTAACCGTGCCTGACGGACAGACCCATGTCCTCCTCGGCCCAAACGGGTCAGGAAAAACCACCCTTCTTCGTACAATTATGGGCTTTGCTTCTTCCAAAGTAACCTCCGGTAAAATAATCTTCAACGGCGTTGATGTCACGAATAAACCGGTTCACGAACGTGCAAAACTTGGAATGGGTATCATGTTCCAGCGTCCGCCTACAATATCCGGTCTGAAACTCGGCAAGTTCATCAATGCGACAAATAACATCGATGAAGCCCGGATCCCAATAATCGTGGAAAAGCTGCACATGACGAAATTCCTTGACAGAGACGTCAATGCGGGATTCTCCGGTGGCGAGATTAAGCGCAGTGAGATCCTGCAGCTCACTGTTCAGGATCCGTCATTTGTAATGCTGGATGAGCCGGAAAGCGGTGTCGATGTGGAAAATATGGCCCTTCTTGGAAACGCCGCGGCATCCCTTCTCGAGAAGGAGATCCACATGAAGTCCCGTACCAAATCGGGACTTATCATCACGCACACGGGATACATTCTTGATTATCTCGAGGCGGATGTCGGATACGTTCTGATCGACGGATATCTGCAGTGCAGCGGAAACCCGCGTGAAATTCTCAAAAGTGTGAAATCATCAGGATACAAGGACTGTATATCATGCCGGAAATGA
- a CDS encoding ribonuclease H-like domain-containing protein — MQTLSKAFRPGIFLKTNPSKAGYGEIPGTYEIETPEGVCLAKKTTWNYSDYCISEERVRDLCMRELTLVQGIGPRRAFELRRKGCMFLTDLGDTCWKDSASEIADVIENDTPKDICRIFHEAHRGNDPLLLGFSHALPKEDLLYFDIETLGMFHSPIILFGCGFWKENELTVVQYLLRDIKDEPAALYMTNQIFREHSHVVTFNGKGFDVPYLNNRLSYYGERTLSPNLHFDLLYPTRRLYGRDIPDCCLGTVEKYILQRPRTDDLPGYLVPIYYQDYLRTQNVSKLIPIIEHNELDVANLALLLRTECEAIYG; from the coding sequence ATGCAGACTCTCAGCAAGGCATTCAGACCGGGAATATTTCTGAAAACCAATCCCTCAAAGGCGGGTTATGGAGAGATTCCCGGAACATATGAGATCGAGACACCGGAGGGTGTCTGCCTTGCGAAAAAAACCACATGGAACTACTCCGATTATTGTATTTCTGAAGAAAGGGTCCGGGATCTGTGTATGCGTGAATTGACACTCGTCCAGGGGATTGGTCCGCGGCGTGCGTTTGAACTACGCAGAAAAGGGTGCATGTTTCTCACTGATTTGGGAGATACCTGTTGGAAAGACAGTGCATCCGAGATCGCCGATGTTATTGAAAATGACACTCCAAAAGATATCTGCCGCATTTTTCACGAGGCGCACAGAGGGAATGACCCGCTCCTTCTGGGTTTTTCTCATGCTCTTCCCAAAGAGGATCTTCTGTATTTCGATATCGAAACTCTTGGCATGTTTCATTCGCCGATCATTCTTTTTGGATGCGGTTTCTGGAAAGAAAATGAGCTGACCGTCGTTCAGTATCTGCTTCGTGATATTAAGGATGAACCTGCCGCTCTCTATATGACGAATCAGATCTTCAGAGAACACTCTCATGTGGTCACCTTCAACGGAAAAGGGTTCGATGTCCCGTATCTGAACAATCGCCTCTCCTATTACGGCGAGCGGACGCTTTCCCCCAATCTGCATTTCGATCTGTTATATCCTACCCGCAGATTATACGGGCGGGACATTCCCGACTGCTGTTTGGGAACTGTTGAAAAATATATCCTGCAGAGACCGAGAACCGACGACCTGCCGGGATATCTAGTTCCGATATATTATCAGGATTATCTGCGTACCCAAAACGTTTCAAAACTCATTCCCATCATTGAGCATAATGAACTTGATGTCGCAAATCTCGCTCTCCTCCTCAGAACTGAATGTGAGGCCATCTATGGATGA
- a CDS encoding DEAD/DEAH box helicase, protein MDEDNNDNMYIKCEEAKDPKVQSPHSPVSDKFKNYLAEKNIRLYTHQADTFDHILEGRNVIITTPTASGKTLAYTLPVFEGLIANPEATALFIYPTKALTRDQLLFLKALDADLRARTKPAIYDGDTRQDLRSKIRSTSRIILTNMYELHQILAWRGKWGDFWANLSYIVVDEAHKYRGIFGSNTALLMRRLRRVCNYYDAKPQFLLSSATLGNAVSFAETFTGLPFVEVNNDGSPRAKRIFRIYSPQNKSSISAAAELVTSQIHAGMQTLCFTRSRKAAEITAIRCREE, encoded by the coding sequence ATGGATGAAGACAATAACGACAATATGTACATAAAATGTGAGGAGGCGAAAGATCCAAAGGTTCAAAGTCCTCACTCCCCAGTCTCGGATAAATTCAAGAATTACCTTGCAGAGAAAAATATTCGACTCTATACTCATCAGGCGGATACCTTCGATCACATTTTGGAGGGGAGGAATGTCATTATTACCACTCCAACCGCTTCCGGCAAAACCCTGGCTTACACGCTTCCCGTTTTTGAGGGTCTGATCGCAAATCCGGAAGCGACTGCACTCTTCATATATCCAACAAAAGCACTGACCCGCGATCAGCTTCTCTTCCTGAAAGCTCTCGACGCTGATCTTCGCGCACGCACAAAACCGGCAATCTATGACGGAGACACCCGGCAGGACCTTCGTTCAAAGATCCGGTCCACCTCGCGAATCATTCTCACCAATATGTATGAACTCCACCAGATTCTTGCATGGCGGGGGAAATGGGGGGATTTCTGGGCAAATCTCTCCTATATTGTGGTGGATGAAGCACACAAATACCGGGGAATCTTCGGATCCAACACCGCTCTTCTCATGAGAAGACTGCGCCGCGTCTGTAATTATTACGATGCCAAGCCGCAGTTTCTCCTCTCATCGGCAACTTTAGGAAATGCCGTGTCTTTTGCCGAGACCTTTACCGGCCTGCCGTTTGTCGAGGTAAATAATGACGGATCACCGCGGGCAAAACGCATATTTCGCATCTACTCTCCGCAGAACAAAAGCAGTATATCGGCCGCCGCCGAGCTGGTAACTTCTCAAATCCATGCAGGAATGCAGACCTTATGCTTTACCCGTTCACGAAAAGCCGCTGAGATCACTGCCATACGATGCAGGGAAGAGTAG
- a CDS encoding Zn-binding domain-containing protein, producing the protein MKTGSMSGVISTNALEVGIDVGGLDSVVISGFPGSMISVLQQAGRAGRNQKDSVITFIAGQNPIDQYYARNPEAFFNAPKEEVILGICNPYILSSHLLCAAAELPYRAERDREYFGDAAADIIESLKENHLLASTSKGYVYCGGENPAQNTPFFEMNETSWSVRYENTTLETMDDNQAYREAYFGAVIFHQGERYRVETIDPELRIIRVVKTSDIYSTRPIISTEISITASEKNRRHHNLIVNYGEVQVSSQLRGYSVIEYDQTVTTCELDIPSRQFTTKACWIIIDEECGVSVEAFPGSLHGVEHALIAAMPHNVLCDRSDIGGVATPFHSDTLAPTIFMYDGVKGGIGLTEKAADLFPDILTFAHELVTGCSCKEGCPSCIHSPKCGNNNQPLNKTGTIVLLEYLQGESKKPLSINNPDVNS; encoded by the coding sequence CTGAAAACGGGGAGCATGTCCGGAGTAATCAGTACAAACGCATTGGAAGTCGGCATAGATGTTGGGGGTCTTGACTCAGTTGTTATAAGTGGGTTTCCCGGGTCTATGATATCTGTTCTCCAGCAGGCCGGCCGTGCCGGAAGAAACCAAAAGGATTCGGTCATCACCTTTATTGCAGGGCAAAATCCCATCGATCAGTATTATGCCAGAAACCCCGAGGCCTTTTTCAATGCTCCCAAGGAAGAAGTGATCCTTGGAATCTGCAATCCATATATTCTCTCATCCCATCTTCTGTGTGCCGCCGCCGAACTGCCCTACAGAGCCGAGCGTGACCGGGAGTACTTCGGGGATGCGGCCGCCGATATCATTGAATCTCTCAAAGAAAACCATCTCCTCGCCAGTACATCGAAAGGGTATGTCTACTGCGGCGGGGAAAACCCGGCCCAGAATACACCCTTCTTTGAAATGAATGAAACTTCATGGTCGGTACGTTATGAAAATACCACCCTTGAGACCATGGATGATAATCAGGCATACAGGGAAGCATATTTTGGGGCAGTTATTTTTCATCAGGGTGAACGATACCGTGTCGAAACCATAGATCCGGAACTCCGCATTATCAGGGTAGTAAAAACATCCGACATCTATTCCACCCGACCGATAATAAGTACGGAAATATCCATTACTGCCAGTGAAAAAAACAGAAGACATCATAACCTTATCGTAAATTACGGGGAAGTTCAGGTTTCATCACAGTTACGCGGCTATTCGGTGATCGAATATGATCAGACTGTAACTACCTGCGAACTCGACATTCCTTCAAGGCAATTCACGACTAAGGCCTGCTGGATCATTATTGATGAGGAGTGCGGAGTGAGTGTTGAAGCATTTCCCGGATCTCTTCATGGAGTCGAACATGCTCTCATAGCTGCAATGCCGCATAATGTATTGTGCGACAGGTCCGACATCGGCGGGGTGGCAACCCCATTCCATAGTGATACCCTTGCTCCAACCATTTTTATGTATGATGGTGTGAAAGGAGGAATAGGTCTCACTGAAAAAGCAGCAGACCTTTTTCCAGATATTCTTACCTTTGCCCATGAACTGGTAACCGGCTGTTCCTGCAAAGAGGGATGTCCATCATGTATTCATTCTCCAAAATGCGGAAATAATAATCAGCCCTTAAATAAAACCGGCACGATTGTTCTTCTAGAATATCTTCAAGGCGAATCCAAAAAACCGTTGTCTATAAATAATCCTGATGTGAATTCTTAA
- a CDS encoding TATA-box-binding protein has translation MDGKTYSSLKIENIVASGVIAEEIDLAEISEKIDGCELNTKRFPGAVYRIDRPKMASLIFSSGKVVLTGIRNEESLGEGLAKVLASLKEAGVDVLDVPRVAVTNIVCSYDIGRFINLNRVVATLSLEAIEYEPEQFPGLVYRIKDPKIVALLFSSGKIILTGGKNLDDVRKGLDFLEESLKDVLTEQK, from the coding sequence ATGGATGGGAAAACATACTCCTCTCTGAAGATTGAAAATATCGTCGCCTCCGGCGTAATTGCCGAAGAAATTGATCTTGCAGAGATCTCCGAAAAAATTGACGGGTGTGAACTCAATACAAAACGTTTCCCCGGTGCAGTGTATCGTATCGACAGGCCGAAAATGGCATCGCTGATCTTCTCGTCGGGAAAGGTCGTGCTTACCGGAATCAGAAATGAAGAGTCGCTGGGAGAAGGTCTCGCAAAGGTGCTTGCCTCCCTGAAAGAAGCAGGCGTAGACGTGCTGGATGTTCCAAGAGTCGCCGTGACCAACATAGTCTGTTCCTACGACATCGGCCGGTTTATCAACCTCAACCGTGTGGTCGCGACCCTCTCTCTTGAAGCGATCGAGTATGAACCCGAGCAGTTTCCGGGTCTCGTATACCGCATCAAAGATCCGAAGATCGTTGCACTGCTCTTCTCCTCCGGAAAGATCATCCTGACTGGCGGTAAGAATCTTGACGATGTCAGAAAGGGTCTGGACTTCCTTGAAGAGAGTCTCAAAGACGTCCTGACCGAACAAAAATAA
- a CDS encoding pirin family protein, whose product MAEKEVIRVERLGFPFATDNPFLFCAHHKDMYPKGERDLGPAVSLSGRNLGNDFVIKNGFRMYHGQRVPGFPVHPHRGFETITATIQGYVDHSDSLGAAGRYCNGDVQWMTAGSGCQHAEMFPLVHADRENPLELFQIWLNLPAKDKLAQPHYRMLWAEDIPVITSRDAAGKARTVRLIAGQWDGKKAPDPSPASWATDPNNHVRVLLIRMDPGAELRIPAVTSTISRNLYFYDGDKIVIGTKEIGPYSRVVLPGGEDISIHAGNARCSLLLLEGEPINEPIARYGPFVMNTPEEIQEAYRDFRLTEFGGWPWDVLDPVHDIGENRFARYVDGHIEERRSYHDTGLEE is encoded by the coding sequence ATGGCAGAGAAAGAAGTTATCCGTGTTGAAAGACTCGGTTTTCCGTTCGCAACGGACAATCCGTTTCTTTTCTGTGCTCATCATAAGGACATGTACCCGAAAGGAGAACGGGACCTCGGTCCGGCCGTCTCTCTTTCCGGCAGAAATCTGGGAAACGATTTCGTCATAAAAAACGGGTTCCGCATGTATCACGGCCAGCGGGTCCCGGGATTCCCGGTTCATCCCCACCGCGGATTTGAAACGATCACCGCCACGATACAGGGATACGTGGATCATTCCGATTCGCTCGGCGCCGCAGGAAGATATTGTAACGGCGATGTTCAGTGGATGACGGCCGGAAGCGGCTGCCAGCACGCGGAGATGTTCCCGCTCGTACATGCGGACCGGGAAAACCCGCTCGAACTTTTCCAGATCTGGCTGAACCTACCGGCAAAGGACAAACTTGCGCAGCCGCATTACCGGATGCTCTGGGCCGAGGACATACCCGTCATAACATCCAGGGATGCCGCCGGAAAAGCAAGAACGGTCCGGCTGATCGCAGGACAATGGGACGGGAAAAAAGCCCCTGACCCCTCGCCAGCGTCCTGGGCAACCGACCCCAACAATCATGTCAGGGTTCTCCTCATCAGAATGGATCCGGGAGCGGAACTTCGCATCCCGGCCGTTACTTCAACGATCTCCAGAAATCTCTACTTCTACGACGGCGATAAAATCGTGATCGGCACAAAGGAGATCGGTCCCTACTCACGGGTCGTGCTCCCGGGCGGCGAGGATATCTCGATACATGCCGGAAATGCCCGGTGTTCCCTCCTTCTCCTGGAAGGAGAACCGATCAATGAACCGATCGCCAGATACGGCCCGTTTGTCATGAACACACCTGAAGAAATCCAGGAAGCCTACCGGGACTTCCGACTGACCGAATTTGGCGGCTGGCCGTGGGATGTCCTCGACCCAGTCCATGACATCGGCGAAAACCGGTTCGCACGGTATGTGGACGGGCATATCGAAGAGCGGCGGTCTTATCACGACACCGGACTCGAAGAATGA
- a CDS encoding MarC family protein yields MLELLVAVISAAFTLIIILDPLLSVSMFINLTRDLQKPEMIRQAFVATGVAGVLMLTFLIFNNLLFDLLGIELESFKVAGGIILFILGLQIVLGLDIGGSSAGHKNLESTDRIGKKSMAGVIIGTPVMCGPGTITTVMILGAQDGILLTLVAVILALFCIWLILIFSAQIKKLLGETVLVILSKIFGLLLTAIAVHTIWTGILGLIALSV; encoded by the coding sequence ATGCTGGAACTACTGGTAGCCGTCATATCAGCCGCGTTTACGCTGATCATTATTCTCGATCCTCTTCTTTCGGTCTCGATGTTCATCAATCTGACCAGGGATCTCCAAAAGCCCGAGATGATCAGGCAGGCTTTCGTGGCAACGGGCGTCGCCGGCGTTCTGATGCTGACTTTTCTGATATTCAATAATCTGCTGTTCGATCTTCTCGGCATCGAACTGGAGAGTTTCAAGGTCGCCGGAGGTATCATCCTCTTCATTCTCGGTCTGCAGATCGTTCTCGGTCTGGACATAGGCGGCTCCTCTGCCGGGCACAAAAATCTGGAGAGCACGGACCGGATCGGGAAAAAATCCATGGCGGGCGTTATCATCGGCACGCCGGTGATGTGCGGGCCTGGAACGATCACAACGGTGATGATTCTTGGAGCTCAGGACGGTATTCTTCTGACCCTTGTCGCGGTGATCCTTGCCCTGTTTTGTATCTGGCTGATTCTGATCTTTTCCGCACAGATCAAGAAACTGCTCGGCGAAACCGTGCTTGTGATCCTCTCGAAGATCTTCGGTCTTCTGCTTACGGCGATCGCCGTACACACGATCTGGACCGGTATTCTTGGCCTGATCGCTCTTTCGGTCTGA
- the tsaA gene encoding tRNA (N6-threonylcarbamoyladenosine(37)-N6)-methyltransferase TrmO: protein MDHLTIYTDGASRGNPGQAAAAWLILRGDEVLESDVLTLGRATNNAAEYSALNAALRRAAKFCTPKETKVEVFSDSNLMISQMTGRYAVRSDDLRPLYEKAKQLASEFASVAYTHVPRENAYVGSCDWLCNNALDLLSLKSAPARNKAPDKIECTPIGIVRSPFDNTDDAPRQGIFTGKPSRITIYEKYRDGLSGLAAGDKVFILCWFDRAERDILKVKPHGHGKGEMRGVFSTRAPVRLNPISLTLVTIISINDLVLTVKGLEALDKTPLLDIKPYYADIDS from the coding sequence ATGGACCATCTGACCATCTATACTGACGGGGCAAGCCGGGGAAACCCGGGACAGGCCGCTGCCGCGTGGCTGATTTTACGCGGCGACGAGGTTCTTGAGTCGGACGTCCTGACCCTTGGGCGGGCAACCAATAATGCCGCGGAATACTCGGCACTGAATGCCGCTCTGCGCCGTGCCGCAAAGTTCTGCACCCCGAAAGAAACCAAAGTCGAGGTCTTTTCCGACAGCAATCTGATGATCTCCCAGATGACCGGGAGATACGCGGTCAGGTCGGATGATCTTAGGCCCCTGTATGAAAAAGCAAAACAGCTGGCGTCGGAGTTTGCCTCGGTCGCCTACACCCATGTACCGCGGGAAAACGCCTACGTCGGGTCATGCGACTGGTTATGCAATAATGCTCTCGACCTCCTCTCCCTCAAATCCGCACCCGCCCGAAACAAGGCCCCGGATAAAATAGAATGCACCCCGATCGGCATCGTTCGTTCGCCCTTCGACAATACGGACGACGCACCCAGACAGGGGATCTTCACCGGCAAGCCAAGCAGGATAACGATCTATGAAAAATACCGGGACGGACTCTCCGGGCTTGCCGCCGGAGACAAAGTCTTCATCCTCTGCTGGTTCGACCGGGCGGAGCGGGACATCCTCAAAGTAAAACCGCATGGACACGGAAAAGGCGAGATGCGCGGCGTATTCTCGACCCGTGCCCCGGTCAGGCTGAATCCGATCTCCCTTACGCTTGTGACGATCATCAGCATAAATGACCTTGTCCTCACCGTCAAGGGCCTTGAGGCGCTCGATAAAACGCCGCTCCTCGACATCAAACCATACTACGCGGATATCGACAGCTGA
- a CDS encoding YbhB/YbcL family Raf kinase inhibitor-like protein — protein sequence MDTITIHVGTHGLTASSTFDGGNISPKIELLGVPKEVQYVGMIVQNKSGGENYKCLWSVWNIPSVGYIPPGYDAGPAPKFPFPAVQGVNDFGEHAWHGPSPGLGITDRLLFQVFGRTEPLVISANAKMDEVIEAFRDGKTTAHGSLEVTYQG from the coding sequence ATGGACACTATCACCATTCATGTAGGAACCCATGGACTGACTGCGTCGAGTACCTTTGACGGAGGCAACATCTCTCCGAAGATTGAACTTCTGGGTGTACCCAAAGAGGTCCAGTATGTAGGCATGATCGTCCAGAATAAATCCGGCGGCGAGAACTACAAATGTCTCTGGTCGGTCTGGAACATTCCATCCGTCGGCTACATCCCGCCGGGATACGACGCCGGCCCTGCCCCGAAATTCCCGTTCCCTGCCGTACAAGGAGTAAACGACTTCGGCGAACATGCCTGGCACGGCCCATCGCCCGGTCTTGGGATCACCGACCGGCTCTTATTCCAAGTGTTCGGCCGGACCGAACCTCTGGTCATCTCGGCAAATGCCAAGATGGATGAAGTGATCGAGGCATTCCGCGACGGAAAAACTACCGCCCACGGCAGTCTCGAAGTCACCTATCAGGGATAA
- a CDS encoding TATA-box-binding protein, translated as MSNLPEDSLKIENIVASTKVNDSLDLVALAAQIPGAEYNKQRFPGVVLRMQNPKIAALVFGSGKVVLTGAKSLENLTKGLEYLVALLKELKINILDNPTYTVQNIVTSADLGSRINLNKIAMSFNLDKIEYEPEQFPGLVYRLDDPKVVVLLFGSGKLIITGGKKTIDAKKAVKKIYEDLISLKLLQIE; from the coding sequence ATGTCAAACCTTCCCGAAGACTCGCTGAAGATTGAGAATATTGTTGCATCAACCAAGGTGAATGACAGTCTGGACCTTGTGGCGCTCGCCGCCCAGATTCCGGGAGCGGAATATAATAAACAGCGTTTCCCCGGAGTCGTCCTGCGCATGCAGAATCCGAAAATCGCGGCCCTGGTTTTCGGATCGGGAAAAGTCGTCCTTACCGGCGCCAAAAGCCTCGAGAATCTGACCAAAGGACTGGAGTACCTGGTCGCTCTCCTAAAAGAGCTCAAGATCAATATTCTGGACAACCCGACCTACACCGTGCAGAACATCGTCACCTCGGCCGACCTTGGAAGCCGCATCAATCTCAACAAGATCGCGATGAGCTTCAATCTGGACAAGATCGAGTATGAACCCGAGCAGTTTCCGGGACTCGTCTACCGGCTCGATGACCCGAAAGTGGTCGTTCTGCTCTTTGGTTCGGGAAAACTGATCATCACCGGCGGAAAGAAAACGATCGATGCTAAAAAGGCGGTCAAGAAGATCTACGAGGATCTGATCTCTCTCAAACTTCTGCAGATAGAATAA
- a CDS encoding transcription factor S: MMFCPTCGKLMKSKDGQLCCSKCGYTETITAENKEQMKKVAYMQENDILIVEEGVDMGTKPTIAIKCPNCGHGIAEWWLRQLRSADESEVRFFRCTKCKHTWREYD, encoded by the coding sequence ATGATGTTCTGCCCAACATGCGGGAAGCTGATGAAATCAAAAGACGGACAGTTGTGCTGTTCAAAATGTGGATATACCGAAACCATCACCGCCGAAAATAAGGAGCAGATGAAAAAAGTCGCTTACATGCAGGAAAACGACATTCTGATCGTGGAAGAAGGCGTGGATATGGGAACCAAACCAACAATCGCCATCAAATGTCCAAACTGTGGTCACGGCATCGCCGAGTGGTGGCTCCGCCAGTTACGCAGTGCTGATGAATCCGAAGTAAGATTCTTCCGTTGCACGAAATGCAAACATACCTGGCGTGAATACGATTAA
- the artA gene encoding archaeosortase A, with the protein MLDTLILCTLIISLVAFLLTLIPGKYDKYAAIVGWITAELSFLLMLPDLLEEGNFFYPLLAVAGIPLVYIIVKRLLIRDQHILKLTYAAAICGIVYAPFAIFTGLGNWLISVVVFCIQKVFDMISFPYIMADWNMFESIWTVPGQTYGYMDQIILGCTGITAIAILLGVIALTKTSWKQKIGLTLLVSVPIFIINIFRNVFVIMAYFGQWFPWFETELTHPTIPGYASFFWSHNVICEGAAFLLILVIAYLLFRFSSGLISNIRDILFIYRDDIRSMLGKKPRT; encoded by the coding sequence ATGCTGGATACTCTTATACTCTGCACATTAATCATCAGTCTGGTCGCATTTCTTCTCACGCTGATTCCTGGAAAATATGATAAATATGCCGCGATTGTTGGATGGATCACGGCGGAACTCAGCTTCCTTCTGATGCTTCCCGACCTTCTTGAAGAGGGAAATTTTTTTTATCCGCTACTCGCCGTCGCCGGAATCCCGCTCGTATATATTATCGTTAAACGTCTGCTCATCCGTGACCAGCATATTCTCAAATTAACCTATGCGGCGGCCATATGCGGGATCGTCTATGCCCCGTTTGCCATATTCACCGGACTCGGCAACTGGCTCATCTCGGTCGTAGTATTCTGTATCCAGAAAGTGTTCGATATGATCAGTTTTCCATATATCATGGCCGATTGGAATATGTTCGAGTCAATATGGACCGTTCCTGGTCAGACATATGGGTACATGGATCAGATCATCCTTGGATGTACCGGAATTACGGCGATCGCTATCCTTTTGGGCGTTATCGCTCTTACCAAGACCTCATGGAAACAGAAGATCGGGCTTACACTTCTGGTCTCCGTGCCGATTTTTATCATCAATATCTTCAGAAACGTGTTTGTGATCATGGCCTACTTCGGGCAGTGGTTCCCCTGGTTCGAGACAGAACTGACCCACCCGACGATCCCCGGCTATGCAAGCTTTTTCTGGTCCCACAATGTCATCTGCGAAGGAGCGGCGTTCCTTCTCATTCTCGTAATTGCCTATCTACTCTTCAGATTCTCGTCGGGTCTGATCAGTAATATCCGTGATATCCTGTTCATTTACAGAGACGATATCCGATCAATGCTCGGCAAAAAGCCGCGGACCTGA
- a CDS encoding HIT family protein, producing MDCPFCEVDAPLFGNALAYVKWDMYPVSQGLVLIIPRRHVSSWFGLTSDEHAAVSELIGLAKDHLDKMYSPAGYNLDVNCGEAAGQTIMHAHLHLIPRYIGDVPNPRGGIRAVIRAKQDYPNPK from the coding sequence ATGGATTGTCCGTTCTGCGAAGTGGATGCACCGCTGTTTGGAAATGCACTTGCATACGTCAAATGGGATATGTACCCTGTCTCGCAGGGCCTTGTCCTCATCATTCCCCGCCGGCACGTATCATCCTGGTTCGGTCTCACCTCTGACGAACATGCGGCGGTGAGTGAACTAATCGGACTCGCCAAAGACCATCTGGATAAAATGTATTCGCCTGCCGGATACAATCTCGACGTGAACTGCGGGGAGGCCGCAGGTCAGACAATAATGCATGCCCATCTTCATCTTATCCCAAGATATATCGGGGATGTTCCAAACCCTCGTGGAGGAATCCGAGCCGTAATTCGGGCAAAACAGGATTATCCTAACCCGAAATAA